One window from the genome of Saccharomyces mikatae IFO 1815 strain IFO1815 genome assembly, chromosome: 6 encodes:
- the SMKI06G1520 gene encoding uncharacterized protein (similar to Saccharomyces cerevisiae YGR111W; ancestral locus Anc_3.456), producing MTASSHEDNLVFECYNDPELKKWTHLANAKVWKGILTVQQYVDREELLGSSEIAQKNNANEIMEKYPKSYQWLGQKYFILRDRSLPDDGKFSQVVSSCETLNRIGYCIHPGSNEKIEPAFIVCIGGVFTFENHRGKGYAKSMILRLNEFYDQIRDEANNVLELKNLVINLYSEVGEYYSTLGYESMHVPLHRLSKLDELTEMYCGEGGDSDGRYLGFDDYSDLVELHEAQFKNNLLSLHKKNPEKFIFTVAPDFDIFKWFQYRDLFIMQKSEREKRQNLHFGYALSDDSHIIWHHNWNGDSLIIVKIHTPEETLQRKELRLKKLLKKAIEETKVHGLKELEFWDDEIPIKQFPELFQLLKKLENESKVFSENGSISAVRPPKGYAAEQIIWDNNTKFCWF from the coding sequence ATGACAGCTTCATCGCACGAAGATAACTTAGTGTTTGAATGTTACAACGATCCTGAACTAAAAAAGTGGACACACCTTGCTAATGCAAAAGTTTGGAAAGGCATTCTAACCGTGCAGCAGTACGTCGATAGAGAAGAATTGTTGGGATCTTCAGAGATAGCtcagaaaaataatgcaaatgagataatggaaaaatatCCAAAAAGTTATCAATGGCTTGGACAAAAATACTTCATTTTGAGGGACCGATCTCTGCCGGACGATGGAAAGTTCAGCCAAGTTGTCTCCAGTTGTGAAACACTAAACAGGATTGGATATTGTATTCATCCAGGTTCTaacgaaaaaattgaacCCGCTTTCATTGTATGCATTGGAGGCGTTTTTACCTTTGAAAACCATCGCGGGAAAGGTTATGCCAAGAGCATGATTTTAAGACTGAATGAATTTTATGACCAAATTCGTGATGAAGCTAACAACGTGttagaattgaaaaacttaGTCATCAATCTCTATAGCGAAGTCGGGGAATATTATTCTACACTAGGATATGAGAGTATGCATGTTCCTTTGCATCGCCTCTCTAAGTTAGATGAATTAACTGAAATGTATTGTGGAGAAGGAGGTGACAGCGATGGCCGGTATTTAGGATTTGATGATTACAGCGATTTAGTTGAATTACATGAGGCACAGTTTAAAAATAATTTATTAAGTTTACATAAGAAGAATccagaaaaattcatcttcaccGTTGCGCCAGACTTTGACATTTTCAAGTGGTTCCAATATCGTGACCTTTTTATTATGCAGAAAtcagaaagagaaaagcGGCAAAATCTGCACTTTGGATACGCGTTGAGTGATGACAGCCACATCATATGGCATCATAATTGGAACGGTGATTCTCTGATAATTGTCAAAATTCATACCCCTGAAGAGActcttcaaagaaaagaattaagACTTAAAAAGCTGCTAAAGAAGGCTatagaagaaacaaaagttCATGGATTAAaagaattagaattttGGGATGATGAAATCCCTATCAAACAGTTTCCAGAGCTGTTCCAgctattgaaaaagctGGAAAATGAATCTAAAGTTTTCTCAGAAAACGGTTCTATCAGTGCTGTCAGGCCACCAAAAGGGTATGCGGCTGAACAGATAATTTGGGATAATAACACCAAATTCTGTTGGTTTTAA
- the SHY1 gene encoding cytochrome oxidase assembly protein SHY1 (similar to Saccharomyces cerevisiae SHY1 (YGR112W); ancestral locus Anc_3.457) encodes MSSLGTKCADRLLSNILPIPSKNAIARSTYLLSSRNQQYRGILTSTVDWKPIKTGRSPNDDSRKDGSFGKKIVLGLMFAMPIISFYLGTWQMRRLKWKTKLIAACESKLTYEPISLPKSFTPNMCEEWEYRKVTLSGHFLHNEEMFVGPRKKNGEKGYFLFTPFIRDDTGEKVLIERGWISEEKVAPDSRNLRHLSLPQGKHLKVICLVRAPKKRGSLQWAKKDPNSRLWQLPDIYDMAKSSGCTPIQFQALYDMKDHPMIKEDTKKESPSNNSTSSFWKFWKRESSDSENQTQTTTNNVSRLNTGEENPTDQTIEFDERQFIKAGVPIGRKPTIDLKNNHLQYLVTWYGLSLLSTIFLIVALRKVKRGGVISQDQMIKEKLKHTRKYM; translated from the coding sequence aTGTCTTCACTGGGGACTAAGTGTGCAGACCGGTTGTTATCAAACATATTACCAATTCCGAGTAAGAATGCCATCGCTAGGTCGACGTACCTCTTAAGTTCAAGGAATCAACAATACAGAGGCATATTAACATCAACAGTAGACTGGAAACCAATAAAGACAGGAAGAAGTCCAAACGATGATTCTAGAAAGGATGGATCGTTcggaaagaaaattgtgCTGGGTCTCATGTTTGCAATGCCAATAATATCCTTCTATTTGGGAACTTGGCAAATGAGAAGATTAAAGTGGAAAACCAAGTTGATTGCAGCATGTGAAAGTAAACTTACATATGAACCGATATCGCTCCCTAAGTCGTTTACTCCAAACATGTGTGAAGAGTGGGAATACCGTAAAGTTACACTTTCGGgacattttcttcacaaTGAAGAGATGTTTGTTGgtccaagaaaaaaaaatggagagAAAGgttatttcttgtttacaCCATTCATTAGGGATGACACCGGTGAAAAAGTGCTTATAGAAAGAGGGTGGAttagtgaagaaaaagtggCTCCTGATTCAAGAAATCTACGTCATTTATCGTTGCCTCAAGGGAAACATTTGAAGGTGATTTGTTTAGTAAGAGcaccaaagaaaagaggcTCATTACAATGGGCGAAAAAGGATCCGAATTCTAGATTGTGGCAGCTGCCAGATATTTATGACATGGCAAAATCGTCTGGATGCACACCTATTCAATTTCAAGCTTTGTATGACATGAAGGACCATCCGATGATTAAGGAGGacacaaaaaaagaatctcCATCAAATAATTCAACCTCCAGCTTCTGGAAGTTTTGGAAACGAGAATCTTCGGATAGTGAAAACCAAACACAAACAACTACTAATAATGTATCAAGACTTAACACTGGAGAGGAAAATCCAACTGACCAAACgattgaatttgatgaacgGCAGTTCATTAAAGCAGGTGTCCCCATAGGTAGGAAGCCCACCATTGATTTAAAGAATAACCATCTACAATATCTGGTAACATGGTATGGTCTTTCGCTTCTGAGCACAATCTTCCTTATTGTGGCCCTTAGAAAGGTTAAAAGGGGAGGTGTTATATCCCAGGATCAAATGATCAAAGAGAAACTAAAGCATACAAGGAAGTATATGTGA
- the DAM1 gene encoding Dam1p (similar to Saccharomyces cerevisiae DAM1 (YGR113W); ancestral locus Anc_3.458), translating into MSEDKAKLGSARSATEYRLSIGSAPTSRRSSMGESSSLAKFSGQEGLTGSVGENNENAIQQLLLPKIRELSDSIITLDSNFTHLNFIHESLADLNESLGSLLYGIMSNSWCVEFSQAPHDIHDDLIAIKQLKSLEDEKKSLLKDISNLEHLFTGKKDEQSENGMNNESQNNHFSQPLFPSSQVRKHRPYDSKDKRKSSKVINNSQAENDEDYDDDTSSEASFVLNPTNLRTSKSSQGYVSKNVRPSNNNNSKLRRKSILHTIRNSIASGADLPIEDNNVVNLGDLHSNNRISLGSGAARVFNGPMTKKRNSMFTGRAERSSTENRHSVAKKNEKKMSARPPFR; encoded by the coding sequence ATGAGCGAAGACAAGGCCAAATTAGGAAGTGCGAGGTCGGCCACAGAATACCGTCTATCCATTGGTAGTGCTCCGACTTCCAGAAGGTCTTCTATGGGTGAGTCCTCATCCCTTGCAAAATTTTCTGGTCAAGAAGGACTGACGGGTTCTGTTGGTGAAAACAACGAGAACGCCATACAGCAGCTTCTCTTGCCGAAGATAAGAGAGTTAAGTGATTCCATCATCACTTTAGATTCAAATTTCACGCACCTGAACTTCATTCACGAGAGTTTAGCTGATCTAAATGAATCGCTAGGATCGTTATTATATGGTATCATGAGCAATTCATGGTGCGTAGAATTTTCACAAGCGCCTCATGATATTCATGATGATCTAATCGCTATTAAACAGTTGAAGTCgttagaagatgagaaaaaaagcctATTAAAGGATATCTCTAATTTAGAACATCTGTTTACAGGAAAGAAAGACGAACAAAGTGAAAACGGAATGAACAATGAATCTCAGAACAACCATTTTAGTCAACCACTATTTCCTTCCTCACAAGTAAGAAAACATAGGCCGTACGACAGTAAAGATAAGAGGAAGTCTTCCAAGGTCATTAACAATTCACAAGCAGAGAATGACGAAgattatgatgatgatactAGTAGTGAAGCTTCATTTGTGCTAAATCCAACAAATTTGCGAACGTCCAAATCATCTCAAGGATACGTGAGTAAAAACGTGCGTCCaagtaacaataacaatagtaaactaagaagaaaatccaTCTTACATACAATAAGAAACAGTATTGCTTCTGGTGCTGATTTGCCCATAGAAGACAATAATGTTGTTAATCTAGGAGATCTGCATTCAAATAATCGAATATCACTTGGAAGCGGTGCTGCTAGGGTTTTCAATGGGCCtatgacaaagaaaaggaattcTATGTTCACTGGGCGTGCTGAAAGGTCCTCCACAGAAAACAGACACTCagttgcaaaaaaaaatgaaaaaaaaatgagtgCAAGGCCGCCTTTCAGGTGA
- the SPT6 gene encoding chromatin-remodeling histone chaperone SPT6 (similar to Saccharomyces cerevisiae SPT6 (YGR116W); ancestral locus Anc_3.460) → MEETGDSKLVPRDEEEIVNNNDEAKAPSDEEEGEDVFDSSEEDEDIDEDEDEARKVQEGFIVNDDDENEDLGTSISKKRRKHKRREREEDDRLSEDDLDLLMENAGVERTKASSSSGKFKRLKRVGDEGNAAESESENVVVSRQDSTSKLEDFFSEDEEEEESGSRKGRNSDYGRDEEGHENRDRTADKGGILDELDDFIEDDEFSDEDDETRQRRIQEKKHLREQATKQPTQITGLSSDKIDEMYDIFGDGHDYDWALEIENDELENGNENNEAEEEEIDEETGAIKSTKKKISLQDIYDLEDLKKNLMTEGDMKIRKTDIPERYQELRAGITDYGNMSTEDQELERNWISEKISVDKNFDANYDLTEFKEAVGNAIKFITKENLEVPFIYAYRRNYISSREKDGFLLTEDDLWEIVSLDIEFHSLVNKKDYVQRFYDELHVDDPIVSEYFKNQNTASIAELNSLQDIYDYLEFKYANEINEMFINHTGKTGKKHLKNSSYEKFKASPLYQAVSDIGISAENVGENISSQHQIHPPVDHPSSKPVEVIESILNANSGDLQVFTSNTKLAIDTVQKYYSLELSKNTKIREKVRSDFSKYYLADVVLTAKGKKEIQKGSLYEDIKYAINRTPMHFRRDPDVFLRMVEAESLNLLSVKLHMSSQAQYIEHLFQIALETTNTSDIAIEWNNFRKLAFNQAMDKIFQDISQEVKDNLTKNCQKLVAKTVRHKFMTKLDQAPFIPNVREPKIPKILTLTCGQGRFGADAIIAVYVNRKGDFIRDYKIVDNPFDKTNPEKFEDTLDNIIQSCQPNAIGINGPNPKTQKFYKKIQEVLHKKQIVDSRGHTIPIIYVEDEVAIRYQNSERAAQEFPNKPPLVKYCIALARYMHSPLLEYANLSSEEVKSLSIHPHQNLLSSEQLTWALETAFVDIVNLVSVEVNKATDNTYYASALKYISGFGKRKAIDFLQSLQRLNEPLLARQQLITHNILHKTIFMNSAGFLYISWNEKRQKYEDLEHDQLDSTRIHPEDYHLATKVAADALEYDPDTIAEKEEQGTMSEFIELLREDPDRRTKLESLNLESYADELEKNTGLRKLNNLNTIVLELLDGFEELRNDFHPLQGDEIFQSLTGESEKTFFKGSIIPVRIERFWHNDIICTTNSEVECVVNAQRHAGAQLRRPANEIYEIGKTYPAKVIYIDYANITAEVSLLDHDVKQQYVPISYSKDPSIWDLKQELEDAEEERKLMMAEARAKRTHRVINHPYYFPFNGRQAEDYLRSKERGDFVIRQSSRGDDHLVITWKLDKDLFQHIDIQELEKENPLALGKVLVVDNQKYNDLDQIIVEYLQNKVRLLNEMTSSEKFKSGTKKDVVKFIEDYSRVNPNKSVYYFSLNYDNPGWFYLMFKINANSKLYTWNVKLTNTGYFLVNYNYPSVIQLCNGFKTLLKSNSSKSRMNNYH, encoded by the coding sequence ATGGAGGAGACGGGTGATTCAAAGCTGGTCCCTAGGGACGAAGAGGAAATagtaaataataatgatgaagcTAAAGCGCCtagtgatgaagaagaaggagaagatGTATTCGACTCctctgaagaagatgaggacATTGATGAGGACGAAGATGAAGCAAGGAAAGTACAAGAAGGCTTTATTgttaatgatgatgatgaaaatgaggaCCTGGGAACAAgcatttccaaaaaaagaagaaagcataaaagaagagaaagagaagaagatgatcGACTATCTGAAGACGATTTGGACTTGCTGATGGAAAATGCTGGTGTTGAACGTACTAAAGCGAGCTCCTCTTCCGGGAAATTTAAAAGGTTGAAGAGAGTAGGAGATGAAGGAAACGCGGCCGAATCAGAAAGTGAAAACGTCGTTGTTTCAAGGCAAGATTCTACTTCTAAATTGGAggatttcttttctgaagatgaagaagaagaagaatccGGTTCGCGTAAAGGTAGAAATAGCGATTATGGCCGTGACGAAGAAGGTCATGAAAATAGGGATAGAACGGCTGATAAAGGTGGGATCTTGGACGAATTAGATGATTtcattgaagatgatgaattttctgatgaagacgatgaaACTAGGCAAAGGagaattcaagaaaagaagcatTTAAGAGAACAGGCTACTAAGCAACCTACGCAGATCACTGGTTTATCGTCAGATAAAATTGACGAAATGTACGACATTTTTGGTGATGGTCATGACTATGATTGGGCCttagaaattgaaaacgatgaattagaaaatggtaacgaaaacaatgaagctgaagaagaggagATAGATGAAGAAACAGGTGCTATAAAAAGCactaagaagaaaatatctcTTCAAGATATTTATGATTTAGaagacttgaaaaaaaatttaatgaCCGAAGGAGATATGAAAATTAGAAAGACAGATATACCAGAAAGATACCAAGAGTTAAGAGCAGGTATCACCGATTACGGAAATATGTCAACCGAGGATCAAGAattggaaagaaattggatatctgaaaaaatttctgtGGATAAGAACTTCGACGCCAATTATGATCTCACTGAATTTAAAGAGGCAGTTGGGAACGCAATCAAATTCATCACTAAAGAAAACTTGGAAGTTCCTTTTATTTATGCTTACCGTCGTAACTATATTTCCTCAAGAGAGAAAGATGGGTTTCTTTTGACTGAAGATGATCTTTGGGAAATTGTTAGCCTCGACATAGAATTTCACAGTCTTGTGAACAAGAAGGATTATGTCCAGAGATTTTATGACGAATTACATGTTGATGATCCTATTGTAAGTGAATACttcaaaaatcaaaatactGCATCCATTGCTGAATTAAATTCTCTTCAAGATATATATGATTACCTGGAGTTCAAATATGCCAATGAAATCAATGAGATGTTTATAAATCATACTGGGAAAACTGGCAAAAagcatttgaagaattccAGCTacgaaaaattcaaagctAGTCCTCTTTATCAAGCGGTTAGTGATATTGGTATATCAGCAGAGAATGTTGGTGAAAACATCAGTTCTCAGCACCAAATTCATCCTCCTGTAGATCACCCAAGTTCCAAACCGGTAGAAGTGATAGAATCTATACTAAATGCGAACAGTGGTGATTTGCAAGTCTTCACGTCAAATACTAAACTAGCAATTGATACTGTTCAAAAATACTATTCTCTCGAATTGTCTAAGAATACCAAGATAAGGGAAAAAGTTAGATCCGATTTCTCTAAGTATTATTTGGCTGATGTTGTGCTAACAGCCAAAggtaaaaaagaaatacaaaAAGGATCTTTATATGAAGACATAAAATATGCTATAAATAGAACTCCGATGCACTTTCGTAGGGATCCAGATGTTTTCTTAAGAATGGTCGAGGCAGAATCTCTAAATTTACTCAGTGTTAAATTACACATGTCGTCACAAGCTCAGTACATAGAGCATTTGTTCCAAATTGCACTTGAAACAACTAATACCTCGGACATCGCGATTGAATGGAATAATTTCCGTAAATTGGCGTTCAATCAAGCAATGGACAAGATCTTCCAAGATATCTCGCAAGAAGTCAAAGACAATTTAACAAAGAACTGCCAAAAACTAGTAGCAAAGACCGTTCGCCACAAGTTTATGACGAAATTGGACCAAGCTCCATTCATTCCTAATGTCAGAGAAccaaaaattccaaaaatcTTAACTTTGACTTGTGGCCAGGGTAGATTTGGGGCAGATGCTATTATTGCTGTCTATGTTAACAGAAAGGGTGATTTCATAAGAGATTATAAGATTGTAGACAATCCATTTGATAAGACAAatcctgaaaaatttgaagataCCTTGGATAATATTATCCAAAGTTGTCAGCCAAACGCCATCGGCATTAATGGTCCCAACCCGAAGACtcaaaaattttacaaaaaaatacaagagGTTCTACACAAGAAGCAAATTGTCGATAGTAGAGGACATACTATTCCAATCATCTACGTTGAGGATGAGGTCGCAATCCGTTATCAGAACTCGGAGAGAGCAGCTCAAGAATTTCCAAACAAACCTCCCCTAGTCAAGTACTGTATCGCCTTAGCACGCTATATGCACTCCCCGTTGCTCGAGTATGCTAATTTATCAAGCGAAGAAGTAAAATCATTGTCCATTCACCCTCATCAGAATTTGTTATCCTCAGAACAACTGACTTGGGCCCTTGAAACAGCTTTTGTTGACATTGTCAACCTGGTAAGTGTTGAAGTCAACAAAGCTACGGATAATACTTACTACGCTAGCGCGCTTAAGTATATCTCTGGATTTGGAAAACGTAAAGCAATTGATTTCTTACAGTCGCTTCAAAGGTTAAATGAACCATTGCTGGCTCGTCAGCAATTAATTACCCATAACATTCTTCATAAGACCATTTTTATGAATTCCGCCGGTTTCCTCTATATCTCATGGAATgagaaaagacaaaaatacGAAGATTTAGAACACGATCAACTAGACAGCACAAGAATCCATCCGGAAGATTACCATTTGGCTACTAAGGTTGCTGCTGACGCTTTAGAATACGATCCTGATACTATCGCcgaaaaagaagagcaaGGAACTATGAGTGAATTTATCGAATTATTAAGAGAAGATCCTGATCGTAGAACTAAACTGGAATCATTAAATTTAGAATCTTATGCCGATGAACTAGAGAAAAACACAGGATTGAGAAAACTCAATAATTTAAACACAATTGTTCTTGAATTATTAGATGGGTTTGAGGAATTGAGAAATGATTTCCATCCACTGCAGGGTGACgaaattttccaaagctTAACTGGTGAATCTGAAAAGACGTTTTTCAAAGGAAGTATCATCCCAGTGAGAATAGAAAGATTTTGGCATAACGATATAATTTGCACTACCAACTCTGAAGTCGAATGTGTAGTAAATGCTCAACGCCACGCAGGTGCACAATTAAGAAGACCAGCAAATGAAATATACgaaattggaaaaactTATCCAGCGAAGGTGATCTACATTGATTATGCTAATATTACCGCGGAAGTTTCATTATTGGACCATGATGTAAAACAGCAATATGTTCCAATAAGTTATAGCAAAGATCCCTCCATTTGGGACTTGAAGCAAGAACTAGAAGATGCTGAAGAGGAGAGGAAGCTGATGATGGCGGAGGCTCGTGCAAAGAGAACACATCGTGTTATTAATCATCCTTACTATTTTCCCTTCAATGGAAGGCAAGCTGAAGATTACTTGAGAAGTAAAGAACGTGGTGATTTTGTTATCAGACAGTCTAGCCGGGGTGATGACCACTTGGTCATCACCTGGAAATTGGATAAGGATTTATTTCAACATATCGATATTCAAGAAttggagaaagaaaatccatTAGCTTTAGGTAAAGTCCTAGTCGTTGACAATCAAAAGTACAATGATTTAGATCAGATTATTGTAGAATACTTACAAAATAAAGTAAGGCTTTTAAACGAAATGACTTCTAgcgaaaaattcaaaagtgGCACCAAGAAGGATGTGGTAAAGTTCATTGAGGACTACTCTAGAGTAAATCCAAATAAGTctgtttattattttagtCTGAACTATGACAACCCTGGTTGGTTTTACTTGATGTTCAAGATTAATGCGAATAGCAAATTGTACACGTGGAATGTCAAATTAACGAACACTGGTTATTTCCTAGTTAACTACAACTATCCAAGTGTCATTCAACTTTGTAATGGTTTTAAAACTCTTTTAAAATCCAACAGTAGTAAAAGTAGGATGAATAACTATCATTAG
- the SMKI06G1560 gene encoding uncharacterized protein (similar to Saccharomyces cerevisiae YGR117C; ancestral locus Anc_3.466), which yields MSDNSTTKYYTNLLIANYLKYNGLEDSFAAFIRETALPLSALEKIKSSIGNVGDVPLEDLQTVIEDRIHYKKLSFKDRFKTLSINDDLAPVDNIKYGIQPWNHDLKFSINVNLNRALPNDMLFISAKFTEDGKHLLLSSATGCLIVYDVQKATSKALNIKEKIKSIVKLYGYIGSSGYQYLCSMNGFFYLLNKDFELVPNAAWRIHTRMITHIKICRATASSWFIITSGMDNFLRLSLLEIKDAEHFLTQLSEVRLASNCTSLNVIANCDNGDGRNKFSVFLTRAEFTHITCYSIKDARYLVHSYNIALNNAEFSTYAFNVRDVIVVDFVHSNNKETIKLTASTILVVATSHKPYMRLILVEVPMKTDQLKSIKSGEVQKTYYDKVLRNFATEICQDDFSLPILRKLKYSNGILVGNDDGIYGVDLMNGDSRLLNIPDKPNILRNRIKCMDVTNDQMKVVAGVSTKSIYILDVIENSH from the coding sequence ATGAGTGATAATTCGACAACTAAATATTATACTAATCTATTGATTGCCAATTATCTTAAGTATAATGGTTTGGAAGACTCATTCGCTGCATTCATAAGGGAGACAGCATTACCACTTTCTGCTTTGGAGAAGATCAAAAGCTCAATTGGTAATGTCGGTGACGTACCATTGGAAGACCTACAAACAGTTATTGAGGATAGAATTCACTACAAAAAACTATCATTCAAAGATAGGTTTAAAACTCTTTCAATAAACGATGATTTAGCCCCAGTTGATAACATAAAATATGGAATCCAGCCTTGGAACcatgatttgaaattttccatCAATGTCAATTTAAACAGAGCCTTACCCAATGATATGTTGTTTATCAGTGCCAAATTTACCGAAGATGGTAAACATTTACTGCTTTCATCGGCTACTGGGTGCCTTATAGTCTACGACGTTCAGAAAGCGACATCTAAGGCTCTTAATattaaggaaaaaatcaagagcATTGTCAAGCTATATGGATACATTGGTAGTTCTGGTTACCAATATTTGTGTTCAATGAACGGATTCTTCTACTTGCTAAACAAGGATTTTGAACTTGTGCCTAACGCAGCATGGAGAATTCATACAAGAATGATTACGCATATAAAGATATGCCGTGCTACAGCTTCATCTTggtttattattactaGTGGAATGGATAATTTCTTGCGATTGAGTTTGCTGGAGATAAAGGATGCAGAGCATTTTCTTACACAACTTTCAGAAGTGAGGCTAGCTTCCAATTGTACGTCGTTGAACGTCATCGCTAATTGTGATAACGGTGACGGTCGCAATAAATTCTCTGTGTTTCTTACCAGGGCCGAATTCACTCATATAACGTGTTACTCGATTAAGGATGCAAGGTACCTAGTTCATTCATACAACATTGCCTTAAATAATGCAGAATTCAGCACGTACGCTTTCAACGTTCGAGATGTAATAGTTGTAGATTTTGTTCATTCTAATAATAAGGAGACGATAAAATTGACGGCCAGCACCATATTGGTAGTGGCTACATCACATAAGCCCTATATGAGATTGATTTTAGTAGAAGTACCTATGAAGACAGATCAGTTAAAGTCGATAAAATCGGGTGAAGTCCAAAAGACATACTATGATAAGGTTTTAAGGAATTTTGCCACAGAAATTTGTCAAGATGATTTTTCGTTACCAATTCTCCGAAAACTGAAATATTCTAATGGTATTTTGGTAGGAAATGACGACGGTATTTACGGCGTTGATTTGATGAATGGTGATTCCCGACTTTTAAATATTCCCGATAAGCCGAACATTTTGCGTAATAGGATAAAGTGTATGGATGTGACTAATGACCAAATGAAGGTCGTCGCTGGAGTATCTACCAAGTCAATTTACATTCTGGATGTGATTGAAAATTCACACTAG
- the RPS23A gene encoding 40S ribosomal protein uS12 (similar to Saccharomyces cerevisiae RPS23A (YGR118W) and RPS23B (YPR132W); ancestral locus Anc_3.467), whose protein sequence is MGKGKPRGLNSARKLRVHRRNNRWAENNYKKRLLGTAFKSSPFGGSSHAKGIVLEKLGIESKQPNSAIRKCVRVQLIKNGKKVTAFVPNDGCLNFVDENDEVLLAGFGRKGKAKGDIPGVRFKVVKVSGVSLLALWKEKKEKPRS, encoded by the exons ATGGGTAAAGGTAAACCAAGAGGTTTGAACTCTGCTAGAAAGTTGCGTGTCCatagaagaaataa CCGTTGGGCCGAAAACAACTATAAGAAGAGATTGTTAGGTACTGCCTTCAAGTCTTCTCCATTTGGTGGTTCTTCTCATGCTAAAGGTATtgttttggaaaaattggGTATTGAATCCAAGCAACCTAACTCTGCTATCAGAAAGTGTGTTAGAGTTCAATTAATCAAGAACGGTAAGAAGGTTACTGCTTTCGTTCCAAACGATGGTTGTTTAAACTTTGTCGATGAAAATGACGAAGTCTTACTAGCAGGTTTCGGTAGAAAGGGTAAGGCTAAGGGTGATATTCCAGGTGTTAGATTCAAGGTCGTTAAGGTCTCTGGTGTCTCCTTGTTGGCCTTAtggaaggaaaagaaggaaaagccAAGATCATAA